One window of the Thermoplasmatales archaeon genome contains the following:
- a CDS encoding HDIG domain-containing protein, with amino-acid sequence MKLEEEFPLLKEIKSEEIRGKVEKCYEIAMKRGKWNSLREIPFTLLLEKPYSYVEHVNNVAKMAYEIGKIKGLNMDNLIAGAILHDIGKLLEYEKKDGKVVKSKFGKYIRHPVSGASIAMEVGLNDEIVNIIASHSKEGEFVERCEEAIVIHHCDFIDFEIAGGKP; translated from the coding sequence ATGAAGCTAGAAGAAGAATTTCCTCTGTTAAAGGAGATAAAAAGCGAGGAAATAAGAGGGAAGGTTGAGAAATGTTACGAAATTGCAATGAAAAGAGGAAAATGGAATAGCTTGAGAGAAATACCATTTACATTACTCCTTGAAAAGCCATATTCATATGTTGAGCATGTAAATAATGTAGCAAAGATGGCATATGAGATAGGAAAGATTAAGGGATTAAATATGGACAACTTAATTGCGGGTGCAATTCTGCATGATATAGGAAAACTGCTTGAATATGAAAAGAAGGATGGAAAGGTTGTTAAATCAAAATTTGGAAAATATATTCGCCATCCTGTGAGTGGGGCATCAATTGCAATGGAAGTAGGGCTTAATGATGAGATAGTGAATATAATTGCTTCTCATTCAAAAGAAGGAGAATTTGTTGAAAGATGCGAGGAAGCGATAGTTATTCATCACTGTGACTTTATAGATTTTGAAATTGCGGGTGGTAAACCATGA
- a CDS encoding HpcH/HpaI aldolase/citrate lyase family protein — MKINEESFSGTENERDCIVRVFPGDGEIILKSKISLYKEHIEEIVRKRLEEIDVKANVEITENGAIDYVIISRLESAIAKATGEDIVDKKFKRGKTSKDRIRRSRLYIPGNNPRLINSVGVYECDCIILDLEDSVIFEHKIDARYLVKNALKNLDFGKSEIWVRINKEMARDDILQIAYGNPHGLCIPKTESKEDVEVIEKIIDEAGLDCYLMPIIETAKGVANANEIARASERIVAIAFGAEDYSRDVGCKRTWEALFYPRCQVLIACKSAGLQALDTIYPNAEDEKGLSEEARRVFEMGFDGKGAIHPSQIEIIHECFTPTAEEIEEAKRIIEKIEEAKKKGLGTATIDGRMIDLPVERKARRILKLAEIK, encoded by the coding sequence ATGAAAATAAATGAAGAAAGTTTTTCCGGAACTGAAAATGAGAGAGATTGCATAGTTAGAGTTTTTCCTGGAGATGGAGAAATTATTCTGAAAAGCAAGATATCTCTATACAAAGAGCACATAGAAGAAATAGTTAGGAAAAGGCTGGAGGAAATTGATGTAAAAGCAAATGTTGAAATAACTGAAAATGGGGCAATAGATTATGTTATAATATCACGCCTTGAATCCGCAATTGCAAAAGCAACAGGTGAGGATATTGTTGATAAAAAATTTAAAAGAGGAAAAACATCAAAGGATAGGATCAGGAGGAGTAGATTATATATTCCAGGAAATAATCCCAGGTTAATAAATAGTGTTGGAGTATATGAATGCGATTGTATAATTCTTGATTTAGAAGATTCTGTAATTTTTGAGCATAAAATAGATGCACGTTATCTCGTAAAAAATGCTTTAAAAAATCTTGATTTTGGAAAATCTGAAATATGGGTAAGAATAAATAAGGAAATGGCAAGAGATGATATATTGCAAATAGCATATGGAAATCCTCATGGACTATGTATTCCAAAAACAGAGAGCAAGGAAGATGTAGAGGTAATAGAAAAAATAATTGATGAAGCAGGTCTTGATTGCTATTTAATGCCAATAATAGAAACTGCTAAAGGAGTTGCAAATGCAAATGAAATTGCGAGAGCAAGTGAAAGAATTGTTGCAATTGCATTTGGGGCGGAAGATTATTCAAGGGATGTAGGATGCAAGCGCACCTGGGAAGCATTATTTTATCCAAGATGCCAAGTTTTAATTGCGTGCAAATCTGCTGGTTTGCAGGCTTTAGATACAATTTATCCAAATGCTGAAGATGAAAAAGGACTGAGCGAAGAAGCGAGAAGAGTTTTTGAAATGGGTTTTGATGGAAAGGGAGCAATTCATCCTTCCCAGATTGAAATAATTCATGAATGTTTTACTCCAACAGCTGAGGAAATAGAGGAAGCAAAGAGAATAATAGAAAAAATAGAAGAGGCCAAGAAAAAAGGGTTAGGTACCGCTACTATTGATGGAAGAATGATTGATTTGCCTGTTGAGAGGAAAGCAAGGAGAATACTAAAGCTTGCGGAGATAAAATAA
- a CDS encoding peptidase — protein MKLFHSKEIDFQKIALALKENFGVEIKDAGFLEVPVNGYNKRRGQYDAKYLLKFISDASIWVVDVDIYIEGMNFVFGLTIANRAIVSSYRIPQEIIAKEVVHEVGHLFGLNHCKNECVMRFSNSVADAITKQAFLCCDCKKKLGKR, from the coding sequence ATGAAATTGTTTCATTCCAAGGAGATAGATTTTCAAAAAATAGCTCTCGCCCTTAAAGAAAATTTTGGGGTTGAAATAAAAGATGCCGGGTTTCTTGAGGTGCCAGTGAATGGATATAATAAAAGGAGGGGGCAATATGATGCAAAATATCTTTTGAAATTTATTTCAGATGCCTCAATATGGGTTGTGGATGTAGATATCTATATTGAAGGAATGAACTTTGTTTTTGGGCTCACAATCGCGAATAGGGCAATTGTATCCAGTTATAGAATTCCTCAAGAAATAATAGCAAAGGAAGTTGTTCATGAAGTTGGGCATTTATTTGGTTTGAATCATTGTAAAAATGAATGTGTAATGAGATTCTCAAATAGTGTGGCGGATGCAATTACGAAGCAAGCATTTTTATGCTGTGATTGCAAGAAAAAATTGGGGAAGAGATAA
- a CDS encoding Glu/Leu/Phe/Val dehydrogenase — protein sequence MEEKNPFKIAQKQLDEAAKIMELDEASHQMLREPMRTLIVTIPVKMDNGETKIFTGFRVQYNDARGPTKGGIRWHPEENLDTVKALAAWMTWKTAIVDLPYGGGKGGIICNPKEMSEAEKERLARGYIRAISRFVGPEKDIPAPDVYTNPQIMAWMMDEYSKIVGYNAPGVITGKPLTIGGSKGRADATARGGMFVLREGAKYINLLLESNMENMHKSYGELMKIKENVNPENAVTVAIQGYGNAGQYAHLLVKKLFKNAKVVAISDTKGGIYNEDGIPFDKAVEIKEKEGSVTAYKDGKKITNEELLELKVDVLIPAAIENVIHGGNANKIKAKILLELANGPTTPEADVILHKKGVLVLPDFLANAGGVTVSYFEWVQNVYGYYWDYEEVYEKLDKKMSQAFWDVINKREEYKKKGKDIHMRTAAYIVSVERVVQAMKDRGWI from the coding sequence ATGGAAGAAAAAAACCCTTTTAAAATAGCTCAAAAGCAGTTGGATGAAGCGGCAAAAATAATGGAGCTTGATGAAGCTTCGCATCAGATGCTAAGAGAGCCAATGAGGACATTGATAGTAACTATACCAGTTAAAATGGACAATGGAGAAACAAAAATTTTTACTGGTTTCAGGGTGCAATATAATGATGCAAGAGGACCAACTAAAGGTGGAATAAGATGGCATCCAGAAGAGAATTTAGATACAGTGAAGGCGTTAGCTGCATGGATGACATGGAAAACTGCAATCGTTGATCTTCCTTATGGAGGGGGAAAGGGAGGTATAATATGCAATCCAAAAGAAATGAGTGAAGCAGAAAAGGAGAGACTTGCAAGAGGATACATAAGAGCTATTTCTCGCTTCGTTGGCCCAGAAAAAGATATACCCGCTCCAGATGTATATACAAACCCCCAGATAATGGCATGGATGATGGATGAATACAGCAAAATAGTTGGCTACAATGCTCCAGGCGTAATAACGGGCAAACCCCTCACCATAGGAGGAAGCAAGGGCAGGGCGGATGCCACCGCCAGGGGAGGGATGTTTGTGCTCAGAGAAGGAGCAAAATATATAAATCTGCTGCTTGAGTCAAATATGGAAAATATGCATAAATCATATGGAGAGCTTATGAAAATCAAGGAAAATGTAAATCCAGAAAATGCGGTAACTGTTGCAATTCAAGGATATGGAAACGCTGGCCAATATGCTCACTTGCTTGTAAAGAAATTGTTCAAAAATGCCAAGGTTGTTGCAATAAGCGATACAAAAGGAGGAATATACAATGAGGATGGAATTCCTTTCGATAAGGCAGTTGAAATAAAAGAAAAGGAAGGAAGTGTAACCGCATACAAAGATGGCAAGAAGATAACAAATGAAGAACTGTTAGAGCTTAAAGTAGATGTGCTCATACCAGCAGCTATTGAAAATGTAATACATGGAGGAAATGCAAATAAGATAAAAGCAAAAATATTGCTTGAGCTTGCAAATGGTCCAACAACACCTGAAGCGGATGTAATACTTCATAAGAAAGGAGTGCTTGTTTTACCGGATTTCCTTGCAAATGCGGGTGGAGTAACAGTTAGCTACTTTGAATGGGTACAGAATGTATATGGCTATTACTGGGACTATGAAGAAGTATATGAAAAACTTGATAAAAAGATGAGCCAGGCATTCTGGGATGTAATAAATAAGAGGGAGGAATACAAGAAAAAAGGAAAAGATATTCATATGAGAACCGCAGCATACATAGTAAGTGTCGAAAGAGTTGTTCAGGCAATGAAGGATAGGGGCTGGATTTAA